The Sphingopyxis sp. BE259 nucleotide sequence GAAAGCGCTTCTCGCGCAGCTAGTTATGCAGAGCCTCGTCTATCTGATCGGCGGCTGGACCGCTGTCGCGGTGGTCCTCGCCGGGATGGTCGGCGCCCGCTTCTGGGTCGAGTCCTTCAACTATTTCCAGCATTATGGCCTGATCCGTGTCCCCGGCGGCGCCATCTCGCGCCGCCATGTCTGGAACCATCTGAAGCCGCTGTCGCGCGTGATGGGGTTCGAGATCACCAACCATGCCGATCATCATACCGACAGCTTCGCGGCCTTCCACGAACTGCGCCCCGACCGCCAGTGGATCCCGATGCCAAGCGTGTTCGTCTGCTTCTTCTCGGCGCTGATTCCGCCGCTGTGGCATAATGCGGTGATCAAGCCGGCGCTGAAGCGCTGGGACAATGAGCTGGCGACCCCCGAAGAACGCGAACTGGCGAAGGTGCAGAATCGGGCCGCGGGTTGGCCCGACTGGTTCGACGAAAAGCCCGCGGGCGCTTGGGCCGCCAGCTGATGCCGGTTCGCCACTTGCTCTACATTCTGATCGCGGTCGGCTCGGCCGCCGCGGCCTGGTGGCACGGGATCGCGTGGATGAGGGAAGGGGGCAACCTGCTGTTGCTCCCGACATTCTTCCTCGACGCCTATAACAGCGGCAGCGCCGCGGCCTTCCTGACGATCGACATATTGGCGGCCTGGATCGTCTTCATGATCTGGGTCGTGC carries:
- a CDS encoding DUF2834 domain-containing protein, giving the protein MPVRHLLYILIAVGSAAAAWWHGIAWMREGGNLLLLPTFFLDAYNSGSAAAFLTIDILAAWIVFMIWVVPDAVRIGLGARAGWFYLALSFVGTCFAFPLYLVARERHLAKTGAAV